Proteins from a single region of Apium graveolens cultivar Ventura chromosome 7, ASM990537v1, whole genome shotgun sequence:
- the LOC141672594 gene encoding peroxidase 7-like gives MKTCISFFLILFLVVVSAKGYDGVDDDEQGFPGNSIATFKDLPDYSDFEDDLTFSYYHTSCPVAEAIIQRKVDEWAKKDDTLAPSLIRLQYHDCVVRGCDASILLDYDGSERSANQSKSLRGFKVIDDIKAELEKKCPRTVSCSDILVGAVRDAIRIVGGPFYMVPYGRKDGRVSKAKDTESLPTGREKITDLVEFFQSMGLNVLDLVVLSGAHTIGRTSCGSVQERLYNFNGTAGRSDPSIDPKYLNFLKRKCRWASEFVDFDGITPKNFNNEYYKNLQRNMGLLSTDQMLNKDSRTSVLVSALASQPEVFYSQFAASMVKLGKIQDPSSEGKGEVRLNCNYINA, from the exons ATGAAGACTTGCATTAGCTTTTTCTTGATATTGTTCTTGGTTGTCGTTTCAGCCAAAGGTTATGATGGAGTTGATGATGACGAGCAGGGCTTCCCCGGAAATTCAATAGCCACCTTTAAAGATTTACCCGATTACTCGGATTTCGAGGATGATCTTACCTTTTCATACTACCACACTAGCTGTCCAGTTGCTGAAGCCATTATTCAAAGGAAAGTTGATGAATGGGCTAAGAAAGATGACACTCTTGCCCCTAGTCTTATAAGGTTGCAGTACCACGACTGCGTTGTTCGG GGATGTGATGCCTCTATACTTTTAGACTACGATGGAAGTGAAAGGAGTGCGAATCAGAGCAAATCCTTGAGAGGATTTAAAGTTATTGATGACATAAAAGCAGAATTAGAGAAGAAGTGCCCGAGGACAGTGTCTTGTTCAGATATTCTTGTTGGTGCAGTTAGAGATGCTATTAGAATAGTTGGAGGTCCTTTCTACATGGTTCCCTATGGCAGAAAAGATGGACGAGTTTCTAAAGCCAAAGATACTGAATCTCTACCAACTGGTCGCGAAAAAATCACTGATCTCGTTGAGTTTTTCCAGTCCATGGGATTGAATGTACTCGATTTGGTTGTTCTCTCAG GAGCGCACACAATTGGAAGGACTTCATGTGGCTCAGTGCAAGAAAGGTTGTACAACTTTAATGGAACAGCTGGACGGTCCGATCCATCCATCGACCCAAAATACTTGAACTTCTTGAAAAGAAAATGCAGATGGGCTTCAGAGTTTGTGGATTTTGATGGCATAACACCCAAGAATTTCAATAATGAATACTACAAAAACCTTCAAAGAAACATGGGTCTTTTATCAACTGACCAAATGCTCAACAAAGATTCAAGAACTTCAGTTTTGGTCAGTGCCTTGGCTTCTCAGCCTGAGGTTTTTTACTCGCAGTTTGCTGCTTCTATGGTCAAGCTTGGAAAGATTCAAGATCCTTCTTCAGAAGGTAAGGGAGAAGTTCGTCTCAATTGCAATTACATCAATGCTTAA
- the LOC141673918 gene encoding uncharacterized protein LOC141673918: protein MTGCKPSAWVAWLPLAEWWYNTSFHSSLGMTLFQALYSKPPPSNHYQYNKMKDHAVNNLLEERAATQLLLKDNLSKDQERMKCYANKKSTDREFNVNDEVFLKLQPYRHQSLATRRNHKLSAKYYGPYHITEWIGRIAYKLTLPPGAKLHNVFHVSQLKKKIGNHKLVQVDLRGINDQGSLNPQPIAILDRRFIKRHNKPATMVIFKWENGTDEEATWKLW from the coding sequence ATGACTGGATGTAAACCATCAGCTTGGGTCGCTTGGTTGCCACTTGCAGAGTGGTGGTACAACACTAGCTTCCACTCTTCCTTGGGCATGACTCTCTTCCAAGCTCTCTATTCGAAGCCACCACCATCCAATCATTACCAGTATAACAAAATGAAGGATCATGCTGTGAATAACCTTCTCGAAGAACGAGCAGCAACTCAACTTCTGTTAAAGGACAACCTCAGTAAAGATCAAGAACGTATGAAATGCTATGCAAACAAGAAGAGTACTGATAGAGAATTCAATGTAAATGATGAAGTATTTCTCAAGCTCCAGCCATACCGACATCAATCCTTGGCTACACGCAGAAATCACAAGCTCTCAGCTAAGTATTATGGCCCTTACCATATTACAGAATGGATTGGAAGAATTGCGTACAAACTGACACTACCTCCAGGAGCAAAGCTGCATAATGTTTTTCACGTTTCACAACTTAAGAAGAAGATTGGCAATCACAAATTAGTCCAAGTGGATTTACGGGGCATTAATGATCAAGGCTCTCTTAACCCACAACCAATAGCTATTCTGGACAGGCGTTTTATAAAACGACATAACAAACCAGCCACCATGGTAATATTCAAATGGGAGAATGGGACAGATGAGGAAGCCACGTGGAAGCTATGGTAA